The Candidatus Obscuribacterales bacterium genome segment ATGCCCAGCAGCTATCCTCCTCAAAAATTGAGTGTCATGCCTCTGCTTACGGTGCAACGTTTAGGGCGGCAGGTTCAACATCGATGGATTTGGAAAAACCTTCAGTTTGATCTATATCCAGGCGAGAATCTGGCCATCACTGGAGCATCTGGATCGGGCAAGAGCTTGTTGCTGCGATCGCTCGCCAATCTGGACCCTATACAAGAGGGGCAACTCTGGTTTCAAGGCAAAGTTCTTTCTGCCTATACAGAACCCTACTACCGCAGCCAAGTTATTTACTTACATCAACGGCCAGCATTAGTAGAAGGAAGTGTCGAAGATAATTTACGCCAAGTCTATCAATTTAAGAGTCATCGTCACCAATCCTTCAATCAAGATCAGATTCTTGCCTATCTTTCTGCCCTAGGACGAGATGCTAGTTTTCTCCTGCGCCCCAGTTCAGCATTATCAGGAGGAGAAGCGCAAATTGTTGCATTCATTCGAGCCTTGCAGCTCTCTCCCCAGATTCTACTATTGGATGAACCTACCGCGTCTCTGGATCTGGAAACGGTTTACGCCTTAGAAACTCTTGTTCACTATTGGCAGAAGACTGACCCAAACCGCGCCACCATCTGGACAAGCCATACGTCCGAACAAATCAACCGTGTCGCACAACGACATATTCATCTTCAGCCGCTGGGATCATGAATGAAACCTATCTAGCCATTGGCAATGTTCAGCTTATCTTAGCCACCAGCTTGCTTCTGATCAACATTATAATTTCTGTTGTATTGCAGCTTGGCTTAGGCAGACAGCTTTGGATTGCTGGTATTCGAGCAGTTGTCCAGCTTTTACTCATTGGCTATGTTCTAGAGTGGGTATTTACCCTAGAGAATCCTCCTCTTATTTTGCTCGTAGGATTGATTATGACGACGATGGCAGGGCTCTCGTCTGTGCAGCGAACCCGTCGTCGATTTCAGGGAATTTATTTCAACAGCATTTTATCCATTCTAGTATCCACAGCCTTGATCACCGGCATCACTATCACCGGCATCATTCACGTTGATCCTTGGTATGATCCCCAGTATCTTATTCCTCTACTAGGCATGATTTTAGGCAACGCTCTCACCGGAATTACCTTGGCGATCGATCGCTTTATGGACGATCTAACCACTGGGCGCGATCGCATTGAAGCCATGTTGGCCCTAGGTGCAACTCGTTGGGAAGCAGCCCATGACAGCATTCGTGTAGCTCTACGGACAGGTATGACTCCCACGATTAATTCGATGATGGTCATGGGGATTGTGAGCCTGCCGGGAATGATGACGGGGCAAATTTTAGCGGGGGCTAGACCGACGGATGCTGTCCGCTATCAAATCATCATTTTGTTTGCGATCGCAGCAGCTACGGCTCTTGCCAGTATAGGAGGCGTATTACTAGCTTTCTTGCGACTCTTCAGCACAACTCATCAACTTCGGCTCGATCGCCTCCGACGACTCCCATAATGACTTG includes the following:
- a CDS encoding ATP-binding cassette domain-containing protein, with amino-acid sequence MPLLTVQRLGRQVQHRWIWKNLQFDLYPGENLAITGASGSGKSLLLRSLANLDPIQEGQLWFQGKVLSAYTEPYYRSQVIYLHQRPALVEGSVEDNLRQVYQFKSHRHQSFNQDQILAYLSALGRDASFLLRPSSALSGGEAQIVAFIRALQLSPQILLLDEPTASLDLETVYALETLVHYWQKTDPNRATIWTSHTSEQINRVAQRHIHLQPLGS
- the fetB gene encoding iron export ABC transporter permease subunit FetB, producing MNETYLAIGNVQLILATSLLLINIIISVVLQLGLGRQLWIAGIRAVVQLLLIGYVLEWVFTLENPPLILLVGLIMTTMAGLSSVQRTRRRFQGIYFNSILSILVSTALITGITITGIIHVDPWYDPQYLIPLLGMILGNALTGITLAIDRFMDDLTTGRDRIEAMLALGATRWEAAHDSIRVALRTGMTPTINSMMVMGIVSLPGMMTGQILAGARPTDAVRYQIIILFAIAAATALASIGGVLLAFLRLFSTTHQLRLDRLRRLP